The following DNA comes from Arthrobacter sp. SLBN-83.
GGCGATGAGGTGCGGCGGCTGCAGGGGCTGGACACCGAGGTGATGCCCGGCCAGGAGGTGCTGGTGATCCAGTCCGTCGCCGGCGGCTGAAAGACCGTCCATCCACGGACGGGCTCTTTGGCTGGGGCGCTTCCTCAGGAACCCAAGTTCGAGCCAAAATCGTTGACAATTTCGTGGGCGATCCGTAGCGTCGGTTTCGTGCAGTACTGATCGGCTGCATCCATTCCTAGCAATGAAGCGACAGGAAGGTACGGGGTGGCTGCGAGCCTTAGCCTCAAGGACGTCAACCTGCACTTCGGCGGGGTCAAAGTGCTGCAGGATGTCAGCTTCGACGTTGAGCCCGGCGTGATCCTGGGCCTGGTGGGTCCCAACGGCGCCGGGAAGACGTCCCTGTTCAACTGCATCAGCGGCCACTACAAGCCAAGCTCCGGCTCGATATCCATCGACGGGACCGAGGTGTCCGGCAGTGCCCCGTCCCGGATGGCACGCCTTGGCCTCGCACGCACCTTCCAGCATCCGGCGCTCCAGCTGAACGCCACGGTCCTGCAGAACGTGCTCCTTGGCGCCCACACCCGGCTGCCCGGGGGCCCGGTATCCTGGGCGCTCCGGCTGCCGCGCACGGTCCGGGCCGAGCGGGCAGTCCGCGCCGAAGCACTGGAGCTCCTTGGCCGGGGAGGGCTGGGCTGGGCGGCGGAGCTGCCGGCCGACGAACTCTCGCACGGCCTGCACAAAGGCATCGAGCTGTGGCGGGCGCTTCTTTCCCGGCCCGCACTGCTCCTGCTCGACGAGCCTGCGGCCGGACTGTCGCCCGGCGAAGTGGAACAGCTCATTGCAACGGTCAAACGCCTCCGCTCGGAGCAGGACATCACCATCATCATCGTGGAACACCACATGGGACTCATCTCCGCGCTCACAGACCAGGTGGTGGTGCTGGACCACGGGCGCAAACTGATGTCCGGCACCGCCGCCGAGGCGCAGTCAGACCCCCGGGTGATTGAGGCTTACATCGGGAAGGACGCCGCCGGTGACGCTGCTTGAACTCAAGGACGTCACCGCGTCCTACGGGCCGGTGCAGGTGCTGGACGGGGTCTCGCTCAGCGTTCCGGAAGGCGGCTCGGTAGGGATCCTCGGCGCTAACGGTGCCGGCAAGACCACAACCCTGCGGGCCATCAGCGGCACGGTCAGGACCGGAGGGACCATCAGGTTCGACGGCCGGGACATCCGGGGCCTCCGGTCGGACCAGGTGGCGGCCCTGGGCATAGCCCATGTACCGGAAGGCCGCGGCACCCTGGGGCAGCTGAGCGTCCGGGAAAACCTGCTGGTGGGGGCCTATCTCCGCAGGGACCGGAAAGCCATCGAAACGGATATCGACTACTGCCTCGATCTGTTTCCGCAACTGCAGGACCGGGTGGGCTCCCGGGCAGCGGCCCTGTCCGGCGGTGAGCAGCAGATGCTGGCCGTGGGCAGGGCCTTCATGGCCAAGCCCAAGCTGCTGCTGCTGGACGAAGCCTCGCTGGGGCTGGCACCGGGCACTGCCAAGACGGTGTACCAGGCCATCCGCCGGCTGCGGCTCGAGTCCGGCATAGCCATGCTGGTGGTGGAGCAGAACGCAAACCTCGCGTTCTCCCTGGTGGACACCGCGACCGTCCTGGAAACAGGCCGCAGCGTCCTTACCGGCACGTCGGCCCAGCTCAAGGGCATGGACGAAATCCGCCGCGCCTACCTGGGGGGTTGAACCGGCATGGGAACCTTTATCCAACTCGTGGTCGACGGCCTCGCCACCGGTTCCATCTACGCGGCCCTGGCCCTGGCAATCGTGCTGGTCAACCAAGCCACGGGCTTGATCAACTTCGCCCAGGGTGGCATGGCCGTGCTCTCCGCCTACATTGCCTACGTTTTCGTCCAACTCGGCCTGCCCCTCATCCTCGCCATCCTCTTCGCCGTGGTGCTTTCTTTCGCCTTCGGCGCGCTGGTGGAGCGGTTCCTGGTCCGCCGGTTCGAACGCGGCGACCCGGACACCGCAGTGGTGGTCACGATCGGACTGCTCACGCTTGTCACCGGCATCTGCGCGGTGCTGTGGGGCTACAACAATCTCTCCTTTCCATCGCTCTTCCCGCTGACCAGCGTGGAGATCCTGGGGGCGGTGGTCAGCGTCAGGTCGCTTGCCACGGCAGTGACCATCGTGGTCATCATGGTGCTCCTGCAGCTGCTCTTCCTCCGCACCAAGCTGGGACTGGCCCTCCGCGCCGTCGCCGACAACCCGTCGTCGGCCGCTTTCTCCGGCCTGCCGGTGGGCCGGCTGCTCATGGTGGGCTGGGGGCTTGCGGCGACGCTGGGCGCCATCGCCGGAGTCCTGGTGGCACCGCAGCTGACGCTGACCCCGGGCATGCTGGACACTGCCCTGGTCTACGCGCTCGCCGCCGTCATCCTGGGCGGCCTGAACAGCCCCATCGGCTGTGTGGTGGCCGCCTCGGCGATCGGTGTCCTGGAGAACCTGGTGGCCGTCTACATTCCCCTGATCGGGCACGACCTTAAGATTGCGGTGCCCTTTGTCCTCATCTTCGTCATCCTCATCATCCGGCCGCAGGGCCTGTTCGGCAGGAAGGTCGTGGTGAGGGTCTGATGGATACTGCTTCTGCCACCGCACGCCGACGGCGGGTCCGCCTTGCCCTCGCAGCCCTTGTGGCGGTTCTGCTGGTCGTTGCGCCACTGATCCTGCCGGCGTTCGCCAACCAGACACTGGTCCGCATCGGGGTCTATGCAGTGGCGGTGCTGGGGCTGAACATCGTCATGGGATACACCGGCCAGGTCAACCTAGGGCAGATCTTCTTCGTAGGCCTTGGCGCCTACGTCACCGCGTACGGCGTCAACCATGGCTGGAACATCCTGCTGGTGTTCGTTGCGGCCTGCGCCATCGCCGGCGTGGTGGGGCTGCTGGTGGCGCTCGCCGCCGCACGCCTCGGCGGCCTGGCCATAGCGATGGTCACCATCGCCCTGCCCATCGTCGGCGTGCCCCTGGCCAAACGCCTTTCCGAGTTTACAGGCGGCTCCCAGGGCATCTCCGCGCGGTTCACCGATGCCCCAGACTGGTCCGGACTGGCCAACGACCAGTGGCAGTTCTACATCGTGCTGGTAGTGACGGCGGGAGCATTCCTGCTGGCCCGGAGCCTGGTCCGCGGCAAGTACGGGCGGGCTTTCGCAGCGGTCCGGGAAAATGAGGCTGTTGCCGCCTCGATGGGCATTTCGCCCTACCGAACCAAGGTCCTGGCCTTCACCATCGCTTCCATTTTCGGCGGTGCAAGCGGCTTCCTGTACCTGGCAGCAGTGCAGTACACCTCTCCGGAAACCCTCAGTTTCGGGCACTCCATCAGCCTCCTGGCCGCCATGGTGATCGGCGGGGCCGGAAGCATCGCCGGTTCGCTCCTGGGCGGCGCCTATTACGTCTTCGTTCCGCAACTGACCAACGCCATCGATCCCAACCTCACCACCGTCAGCCAGGGTGCCATCCTCCTCGCGGTGCTCTTCCTGCTGCCCGGCGGCCTGGTCAGCCTGCCCCGGGCGGTGCGCAGACTCACCCGCCGTGCCGCCCCGCGCCGTTCCACCGCCCAGACTGCACCCGGGACTTCCCCGCAGACCGCTCCCGCCCATCGTCCGGTACCGGACGCTGCGCCGGAGGGACACGAACAAACAGAGAGGCAAGATGGACCATGAAGATGAGAAAGAAGCCACGCGCGGTACTCGGCGTCGTTGCCGTGGCGGCCGCCGTCGCGCTCTCCCTGTCCGGTTGCAGGGGTGACAGCGGCGGGCAGGGCGGAGGCTCCGCGTCCTCGCCGGGGATCACTGACTCGGCGATCACGCTTGGGATCACCACTCCGCTTAGCGGTGCAACCGCCGGGCCGGGCAAGTGTACGGTTGCCGGCGTCTCGGCCTACTTCGGTGCCGTGAACGCCGCCGGTGGCGTGAAGTTCGGCGACGGAAAGACGCGCACCGTGAACATCAAGTCCTACGACGACGCCTACGATCCCCAAAAGTCCTTGGCCAACTTCCAGCAGATGGTGTCCGACAACGTGTTTGCGGCCACCGCCGGGCTGGGAACGCCCACCAACCGCGCGTTCCGCGACGCCGCCATCAGCCAGAAGGTCCCGCAGGTGCTGGTGATGACCGGCGACCCGCTGTTCAGCGACCGGAAGCAAAGCCCCTGGCAGCTGGGCTTCGTGCCCATTTACCAGAATGAGGGCGCGGCGTTCGGAAAGCTCCTGGCGAAGTCGGGTGCGCAGCACAAAGTGGCGATCCTGTCCCAGAACGACGACTACGGCAAGGGCTACGTCGCCGGCTTCAAGGACGCGATCAAAGGCGCGTCCAACATCTCGGTGGTGGGCGAGCAGACGTACGAGGCCACTGACACGTCCGTGGATGCGCAGCTCACCCAGCTCGCTTCCTCCGGGGCGGACGTTTTCTTCAACGCCATGTCCATCACGCCGCTCACCATCGCGGCCCTGCAGAAGGCGCAGCAGATCGGCTGGAAGCCCAGCTGGTTCCTGCCTTCCAACACCTCCAGCCCAACGGCCATCCTGGAACCCGGCGGCGGCTCCGCCTACCCCGGCATCTACTCCGTGTCATTTGCTAAAGCGCCGCAGAGC
Coding sequences within:
- a CDS encoding ABC transporter substrate-binding protein; this translates as MRKKPRAVLGVVAVAAAVALSLSGCRGDSGGQGGGSASSPGITDSAITLGITTPLSGATAGPGKCTVAGVSAYFGAVNAAGGVKFGDGKTRTVNIKSYDDAYDPQKSLANFQQMVSDNVFAATAGLGTPTNRAFRDAAISQKVPQVLVMTGDPLFSDRKQSPWQLGFVPIYQNEGAAFGKLLAKSGAQHKVAILSQNDDYGKGYVAGFKDAIKGASNISVVGEQTYEATDTSVDAQLTQLASSGADVFFNAMSITPLTIAALQKAQQIGWKPSWFLPSNTSSPTAILEPGGGSAYPGIYSVSFAKAPQSPEFAKDPDVVKFLDELKKYGNYPDMPAFPHCMWSYMVGATLEQAFKNMKEPTRDSFMTALRDIKDLKAPLMLEGTSVNTTVDGQPAVSSVVVQKYNGKGYATAQNFG
- a CDS encoding ABC transporter ATP-binding protein, yielding MTLLELKDVTASYGPVQVLDGVSLSVPEGGSVGILGANGAGKTTTLRAISGTVRTGGTIRFDGRDIRGLRSDQVAALGIAHVPEGRGTLGQLSVRENLLVGAYLRRDRKAIETDIDYCLDLFPQLQDRVGSRAAALSGGEQQMLAVGRAFMAKPKLLLLDEASLGLAPGTAKTVYQAIRRLRLESGIAMLVVEQNANLAFSLVDTATVLETGRSVLTGTSAQLKGMDEIRRAYLGG
- a CDS encoding branched-chain amino acid ABC transporter permease; translated protein: MDTASATARRRRVRLALAALVAVLLVVAPLILPAFANQTLVRIGVYAVAVLGLNIVMGYTGQVNLGQIFFVGLGAYVTAYGVNHGWNILLVFVAACAIAGVVGLLVALAAARLGGLAIAMVTIALPIVGVPLAKRLSEFTGGSQGISARFTDAPDWSGLANDQWQFYIVLVVTAGAFLLARSLVRGKYGRAFAAVRENEAVAASMGISPYRTKVLAFTIASIFGGASGFLYLAAVQYTSPETLSFGHSISLLAAMVIGGAGSIAGSLLGGAYYVFVPQLTNAIDPNLTTVSQGAILLAVLFLLPGGLVSLPRAVRRLTRRAAPRRSTAQTAPGTSPQTAPAHRPVPDAAPEGHEQTERQDGP
- a CDS encoding branched-chain amino acid ABC transporter permease gives rise to the protein MGTFIQLVVDGLATGSIYAALALAIVLVNQATGLINFAQGGMAVLSAYIAYVFVQLGLPLILAILFAVVLSFAFGALVERFLVRRFERGDPDTAVVVTIGLLTLVTGICAVLWGYNNLSFPSLFPLTSVEILGAVVSVRSLATAVTIVVIMVLLQLLFLRTKLGLALRAVADNPSSAAFSGLPVGRLLMVGWGLAATLGAIAGVLVAPQLTLTPGMLDTALVYALAAVILGGLNSPIGCVVAASAIGVLENLVAVYIPLIGHDLKIAVPFVLIFVILIIRPQGLFGRKVVVRV
- a CDS encoding ABC transporter ATP-binding protein, whose product is MAASLSLKDVNLHFGGVKVLQDVSFDVEPGVILGLVGPNGAGKTSLFNCISGHYKPSSGSISIDGTEVSGSAPSRMARLGLARTFQHPALQLNATVLQNVLLGAHTRLPGGPVSWALRLPRTVRAERAVRAEALELLGRGGLGWAAELPADELSHGLHKGIELWRALLSRPALLLLDEPAAGLSPGEVEQLIATVKRLRSEQDITIIIVEHHMGLISALTDQVVVLDHGRKLMSGTAAEAQSDPRVIEAYIGKDAAGDAA